One Kineococcus radiotolerans SRS30216 = ATCC BAA-149 DNA window includes the following coding sequences:
- a CDS encoding aminoglycoside phosphotransferase: MNPGEPPVQWRRVWPRRSGDPAAGLVLEGTDAGGRVVAGTADATGAPVRLRTEDPRLPALSGVVGSVVGHRWGKRAVVRRPDRFVKLATARATRTALDRRATLSAALSGRDGAPDLVDVLRAGEDVLELRPVAGTGLTALLAGGDTAACVRAGRRTARATTALAACGADLPEHDDEAEAAVLTRWVTDAEAFGTAPRALRRAAGTALEALRRSRPGPSVPTHRDLHDGQVLLGSRVTFLDVDTAALADPALDVANLLAHLDLAAARGHRAQARAVAEGLWRGWGEHGHPAAGDPARVAALRAVARCRIVAVHSFRGLPPGTAEELLSPCGGADPVLGW, encoded by the coding sequence GTGAACCCCGGGGAACCCCCCGTGCAGTGGCGGCGGGTGTGGCCGCGCCGCTCCGGCGACCCCGCCGCCGGGCTCGTCCTGGAGGGGACCGACGCCGGGGGACGGGTCGTGGCCGGCACCGCCGACGCCACCGGCGCCCCCGTCCGGCTGCGGACCGAGGACCCGCGGCTGCCCGCCCTGAGCGGTGTCGTGGGCAGCGTCGTGGGGCACCGCTGGGGCAAGCGCGCCGTGGTGCGCCGACCGGACCGGTTCGTCAAGCTCGCGACCGCGCGCGCGACCCGGACCGCGCTCGACCGGCGCGCGACGCTGTCCGCGGCCCTGAGCGGGCGCGACGGCGCCCCCGACCTCGTCGACGTCCTCCGCGCCGGGGAGGACGTCCTGGAGCTGCGCCCGGTGGCCGGCACCGGTCTCACCGCGCTGCTCGCGGGCGGCGACACCGCCGCCTGCGTCCGCGCCGGGCGGCGCACCGCACGGGCGACGACAGCGCTCGCGGCCTGCGGCGCGGACCTGCCGGAGCACGACGACGAGGCCGAGGCGGCCGTCCTCACCCGCTGGGTCACGGACGCCGAGGCGTTCGGAACGGCCCCCCGCGCGCTGCGGCGGGCGGCCGGCACCGCGCTGGAGGCGTTGCGGCGCAGCCGCCCCGGGCCGTCCGTCCCCACCCACCGGGACCTGCACGACGGGCAGGTGCTGCTCGGGTCCCGGGTGACGTTCCTCGACGTCGACACCGCGGCGCTCGCCGACCCCGCCCTGGACGTCGCGAACCTCCTGGCCCACCTCGACCTGGCCGCTGCCCGCGGGCACCGCGCGCAGGCGCGGGCGGTGGCCGAGGGGTTGTGGCGAGGGTGGGGCGAGCACGGTCACCCCGCGGCCGGCGACCCGGCGCGGGTGGCGGCGCTGCGGGCCGTGGCCCGGTGCCGGATCGTGGCCGTGCACTCCTTCCGCGGCCTGCCGCCTGGAACCGCCGAGGAACTCCTCAGCCCCTGCGGTGGAGCTGATCCCGTCCTGGGGTGGTGA
- a CDS encoding glycosyltransferase family protein, with product MPTPTPARRPRVALYGHDTCGLGHLRRNLALAAALRAADARPDVLILTGSPAAQRFPRPDGVEIVVLPTVSKDADGRYAAGSLDVPLDVVVQLRAATAEAVLTAWQPDLLVVDKVPTGFRGELVGALDALRRNGSTRTVLGLRDVLDGPATARAEWSRDDGPAALDRWYDEVWVYGDARVHDLRHDLRLTRDQRLATRFTGYLAEGRRTTGTRPLPRRCPAARTVLAGVGGGVDGADLTRALLATPLPAGTELVLLPGPFADAGLHAELDRAAATRTDLHVVPFTDGFPDWAQAVDAVVCMGGYNTVAEVLATDTPALVVPRTRPRREQLVRARSMARRGLLDVLTSPTPQALGRWVEHVLAEPTSQAGARARCDLAGLDAVRRRAGELLGAAPIPLHVPLNGTESRRAS from the coding sequence GTGCCGACCCCCACCCCCGCCCGGCGCCCCCGGGTCGCCCTCTACGGCCACGACACCTGCGGCCTCGGGCACCTGCGGCGCAACCTCGCCCTCGCCGCCGCGCTGCGGGCCGCCGACGCCCGCCCGGACGTCCTGATCCTCACCGGGTCCCCGGCGGCGCAGCGCTTCCCCCGGCCCGACGGGGTGGAGATCGTCGTCCTGCCCACGGTCAGCAAGGACGCCGACGGCCGGTACGCGGCCGGTTCCCTCGACGTCCCCCTCGACGTCGTGGTGCAGCTGCGCGCGGCGACCGCCGAGGCCGTGCTGACCGCGTGGCAGCCGGACCTGCTCGTCGTCGACAAGGTGCCCACCGGCTTCCGCGGGGAACTCGTCGGGGCGCTGGACGCCCTGCGCCGCAACGGGAGCACCCGCACCGTCCTCGGGCTGCGCGACGTCCTGGACGGCCCCGCCACCGCCCGGGCGGAGTGGTCGCGCGACGACGGGCCCGCGGCGCTGGACCGCTGGTACGACGAGGTCTGGGTCTACGGCGACGCCCGGGTGCACGACCTGCGCCACGACCTGCGGCTCACCCGCGACCAGCGCCTCGCCACCCGCTTCACCGGGTACCTCGCCGAGGGCCGCCGCACCACCGGCACCCGCCCGCTGCCGCGGCGCTGCCCCGCGGCGCGCACCGTCCTGGCCGGTGTCGGCGGCGGGGTCGACGGGGCGGACCTGACCCGGGCCCTGCTCGCCACCCCGCTGCCCGCCGGCACCGAGCTGGTGCTGCTGCCGGGACCGTTCGCCGACGCCGGCCTCCACGCCGAGCTGGACCGGGCCGCCGCCACCCGCACCGACCTGCACGTCGTGCCGTTCACCGACGGCTTCCCCGACTGGGCGCAGGCGGTCGACGCCGTCGTCTGCATGGGCGGCTACAACACCGTCGCCGAGGTGCTCGCCACCGACACCCCGGCCCTCGTCGTGCCGCGGACCCGCCCCCGCCGCGAGCAGCTCGTCCGAGCCCGCTCCATGGCCCGCCGCGGGCTGCTCGACGTCCTCACGAGCCCCACCCCGCAGGCCCTGGGCCGCTGGGTCGAGCACGTGCTCGCCGAGCCCACCTCCCAGGCCGGCGCCCGCGCCCGGTGCGACCTCGCCGGGCTGGACGCCGTCCGCCGCCGCGCCGGGGAACTCCTCGGCGCGGCGCCCATCCCCCTCCACGTCCCCCTGAACGGAACGGAGTCCCGCCGTGCGAGCTGA
- a CDS encoding glycosyltransferase family 4 protein, translating to MRVVHVSLDPGVPVFGGKGCSVHVQEVLRVLVAAGHDVHLVTTRLGGPAPAGLEAVTVHPLDLPGGRSRAERETDLRAADARAGRVVAALVASAPGEVLVYERYALFACTAQETARALGVASVLEVNAPLPLEQARHRALADAAGAEETTRRAVAAAARVVAVSSAVGRWVSSVHGGTEVVVVPNGVDTARFAPSPPGPDRVRPEVVRIAFVGAFRPWHGVDLLVEAAGRLAARPGPEVELLLVGDGPGRPAALARAGELGLRVDAPGALDPADVPARLAAADVAVAPYPVGGGYFSPLKVAEYLACGVATVAGAVGDLASTYRDGEELLLVEPGDVDALTAALQRLRRDPARRAGLAAAGRLAVVRRGTWQRVVDRSLAGLAPGRGRGRDSEVAA from the coding sequence ATGCGGGTCGTCCACGTCAGCCTCGACCCCGGGGTACCGGTGTTCGGCGGCAAGGGCTGCTCGGTGCACGTCCAGGAGGTCCTGCGGGTGCTCGTCGCCGCCGGCCACGACGTCCACCTCGTCACCACCCGCCTCGGCGGACCCGCCCCGGCCGGGCTGGAGGCCGTGACCGTCCACCCGCTGGACCTGCCCGGCGGGCGCTCGCGGGCCGAGCGCGAGACCGACCTGCGGGCCGCGGACGCGCGCGCCGGGCGGGTCGTCGCCGCCCTCGTCGCGAGCGCGCCCGGGGAGGTCCTTGTCTACGAGCGCTACGCCCTCTTCGCCTGCACCGCGCAGGAGACCGCCCGCGCCCTGGGGGTCGCGTCGGTCCTGGAGGTCAACGCGCCGCTCCCGCTGGAGCAGGCCCGCCACCGCGCCCTGGCCGACGCCGCCGGGGCGGAGGAGACCACCCGGCGGGCGGTGGCCGCCGCCGCCCGCGTCGTCGCCGTTAGTTCCGCCGTGGGCCGCTGGGTCTCCTCGGTGCACGGGGGGACGGAGGTCGTGGTCGTGCCGAACGGGGTGGACACCGCACGGTTCGCCCCGTCCCCGCCCGGCCCGGACCGCGTCCGCCCGGAGGTGGTGCGGATCGCGTTCGTGGGGGCGTTCCGCCCCTGGCACGGGGTGGACCTGCTCGTGGAGGCGGCCGGGCGGCTCGCCGCCCGGCCCGGCCCGGAGGTGGAGCTCCTCCTCGTCGGCGACGGCCCCGGCCGTCCCGCGGCCCTGGCCCGGGCCGGCGAGCTCGGCCTGCGCGTCGACGCTCCCGGGGCGCTCGACCCCGCCGACGTGCCGGCCCGGCTCGCCGCCGCCGACGTGGCGGTGGCGCCCTACCCCGTGGGCGGGGGGTACTTCTCCCCGCTGAAGGTGGCGGAGTACCTGGCCTGCGGCGTCGCCACGGTCGCCGGGGCGGTCGGCGACCTGGCGAGCACCTACCGCGACGGCGAGGAGCTGCTGCTCGTCGAACCCGGCGACGTCGACGCGCTGACCGCGGCGCTGCAGCGGCTGCGCCGCGACCCGGCCCGGCGGGCCGGGCTCGCCGCGGCCGGCCGGCTCGCCGTGGTGCGGCGCGGGACCTGGCAGCGCGTCGTCGACCGGTCCCTGGCCGGGCTCGCGCCGGGCCGGGGCCGGGGCCGGGACTCGGAGGTGGCCGCGTGA
- a CDS encoding ATP-binding protein, producing the protein MRTPTPSPAALLITGTVGSGKTTTAEAVAALLREEAIPHAVVDLDALGDAWPSPPDDPFHEHLVLANLHAVARNHLAAGALRLVLAGVLEDPAHRPLYERAAGAPLTVCRLRVDLSHVHDRLRRRHGGDRDALDWHLHRSGELDAVLDAAGGGDVEVAVAAGQAPSEVALAVVRAVGWDTGRA; encoded by the coding sequence GTGCGGACCCCCACGCCGTCCCCGGCCGCCCTGCTGATCACCGGCACCGTCGGGTCGGGCAAGACCACCACCGCCGAGGCCGTCGCCGCGCTGCTGCGCGAGGAGGCGATCCCCCACGCCGTCGTCGACCTCGACGCGCTGGGCGACGCCTGGCCCAGCCCCCCGGACGACCCGTTCCACGAGCACCTGGTGCTGGCCAACCTGCACGCGGTGGCCCGCAACCACCTCGCCGCCGGAGCGCTCCGGCTCGTCCTGGCCGGGGTCCTCGAGGACCCCGCGCACCGGCCGCTGTACGAGCGGGCCGCCGGTGCACCGCTGACGGTGTGCCGTCTGCGCGTGGACCTCTCCCACGTCCACGACCGCCTGCGCCGGCGGCACGGGGGTGACCGCGATGCCCTGGACTGGCACCTGCACCGCAGCGGGGAACTGGACGCCGTCCTGGACGCCGCGGGGGGCGGTGACGTCGAGGTGGCGGTGGCCGCGGGGCAGGCTCCCTCCGAGGTGGCCCTGGCGGTGGTCCGCGCCGTCGGGTGGGACACCGGCCGCGCCTGA
- a CDS encoding sensor histidine kinase has protein sequence MRLTTLARDRRRALRTVRSKVLAAVLAASGLGLALTGTVSVVLQRGATEVRAEASVRQEIDELRAFAAEGVDPRTGRPLPTVAELLRAKIESDVPDTHETALGIVAGGPTYASAVPPFDLNTPAVRAFAARLAPDAPAGTTVVRTDAGRTRVTAVPVTLTPADPAQPATGVYVVGHALDPEFAVVHDNARSYAVVALGALLLVAAVGYVVIVRLLRPLDHLHAAAVDVGVDDLSHRVPVHGDDDVADLARGFNGMLERLETSFETQRQFLDDAGHELRTPLTIVQGHLELLDVDDPRDVTDTRDLVLDELSRMTRLVDDLTLLAKARRPDFVTLQAVEAGRLLDDVYDKVVPLGERQWRVEERAEVTVQADGQRLTQAVLQLVSNAVKFTRPGDLIALGSAVRGGELHLRVRDSGPGIAAGDLDRIFERFGRAETGRGVEGSGLGLSIVTAIAEAHGGRVDVSSAPGLGSSFAVVLPLVPGPGPHHPPPTQLLPAAAEATT, from the coding sequence GTGAGGCTCACCACCCTCGCCCGCGACCGCCGGCGGGCCCTGCGCACCGTCCGCTCCAAGGTCCTCGCCGCCGTCCTCGCCGCCTCCGGTCTGGGCCTCGCCCTCACCGGCACGGTCTCCGTCGTCCTGCAGCGCGGGGCCACCGAGGTCCGGGCGGAGGCCTCGGTGCGCCAGGAGATCGACGAGCTGCGCGCGTTCGCCGCCGAGGGCGTCGACCCGCGCACCGGGCGGCCCCTGCCCACCGTCGCCGAGCTCCTGCGCGCCAAGATCGAGAGCGACGTCCCCGACACCCACGAGACGGCCCTGGGGATCGTCGCGGGCGGGCCGACCTACGCCTCCGCGGTGCCGCCCTTCGACCTCAACACCCCTGCCGTGCGGGCCTTCGCCGCCCGGCTCGCGCCCGACGCGCCGGCCGGCACGACGGTCGTGCGCACCGACGCCGGGAGGACCCGGGTGACGGCCGTTCCGGTGACGCTCACCCCGGCCGACCCCGCGCAGCCCGCCACCGGGGTCTACGTCGTCGGCCACGCCCTCGACCCGGAGTTCGCCGTGGTCCACGACAACGCGCGCAGCTACGCCGTCGTCGCCCTCGGCGCGCTGCTGCTGGTCGCCGCCGTCGGCTACGTCGTCATCGTGCGGCTGCTGCGCCCCCTGGACCACCTGCACGCCGCCGCCGTCGACGTGGGCGTGGACGACCTCTCCCACCGCGTCCCCGTCCACGGCGACGACGACGTCGCCGACCTCGCCCGGGGTTTCAACGGGATGCTGGAACGGCTGGAGACGTCCTTCGAGACGCAGCGGCAGTTCCTCGACGACGCCGGGCACGAGCTGCGCACCCCGCTGACGATCGTGCAGGGGCACCTGGAACTCCTCGACGTGGACGACCCGCGCGACGTCACCGACACCCGCGACCTGGTCCTCGACGAGCTGTCCCGGATGACCCGGCTGGTGGACGACCTCACCCTGCTGGCCAAGGCCCGCCGTCCCGACTTCGTCACCCTCCAGGCCGTCGAGGCCGGCCGGCTGCTGGACGACGTCTACGACAAGGTCGTCCCCCTCGGCGAGCGTCAGTGGCGGGTGGAGGAACGCGCCGAGGTCACCGTGCAGGCCGACGGGCAGCGCCTCACCCAGGCGGTGCTGCAGCTGGTCTCCAACGCGGTGAAGTTCACCCGGCCCGGCGACCTGATCGCCCTCGGCAGCGCGGTGCGCGGCGGTGAACTGCACCTGCGGGTGCGCGACAGCGGCCCCGGGATCGCCGCCGGGGACCTCGACCGCATCTTCGAGCGGTTCGGGCGCGCCGAGACCGGCCGCGGCGTCGAGGGTTCCGGCCTGGGCTTGTCGATCGTCACGGCGATCGCCGAGGCGCACGGCGGGCGGGTGGACGTGAGCAGCGCCCCCGGCCTGGGTTCCTCGTTCGCCGTGGTCCTGCCCCTGGTGCCCGGACCCGGCCCGCACCACCCGCCCCCCACCCAGCTCCTGCCCGCCGCCGCGGAGGCCACGACGTGA
- a CDS encoding nuclear transport factor 2 family protein, which produces MDGAAGLTALLDSVNAEDTEGFLDAFTDDAVVDDDGQFYQGLLQIAEWNTRRVIGLHVRLRPVPAPGGGLLVEVRAAGTVERSRVTAHWRLDRVEHLEVRAVPAE; this is translated from the coding sequence GTGGACGGCGCCGCGGGGTTGACCGCGCTGCTGGACTCGGTGAACGCCGAGGACACCGAGGGGTTCCTGGACGCCTTCACCGACGACGCCGTCGTCGACGACGACGGGCAGTTCTACCAGGGGCTGCTGCAGATCGCGGAGTGGAACACCCGCCGGGTCATCGGGTTGCACGTGCGCCTGCGCCCGGTCCCGGCCCCAGGTGGGGGGCTGCTGGTCGAGGTGCGGGCGGCGGGGACGGTGGAACGCTCCCGGGTGACCGCCCACTGGCGCCTGGACCGGGTCGAGCACCTGGAGGTCCGCGCCGTCCCGGCGGAGTGA
- a CDS encoding helix-turn-helix transcriptional regulator — protein sequence MSLRQSLPSPSPAPVSLPRPRGATSRPGPAVGGGAGAGSSAPRSPGAFPAAVRGLEAVRTDPVPVEEASGGAALGMFLRALRNRCQPQEVGLSGRAGPAGLSGSGAYRRVPGLRRQEVADLAGVSLDYYTRIEQGRCGEVSGAVLTSLARALRATVEETAHLHRLAAPPSHRRHAPAPAPLRPSLLALADAFAVPAVVIGPSLDVVSANLLWRLLVTPPGEPLVRSVNLATHHFLDPHAHVLFPDWHEAADATVARLRVQAALHPDDERVQQVVRELSGASPDFRRRWSVPQVRGAAHGRGRVVHPRAGTYTFDYETLQTPGGEGLVVASYSPVPGTGAQDVLDALVAGHRRDLGGA from the coding sequence GGGGGCCGGCGCCGGCTCGTCCGCCCCGCGGAGCCCGGGGGCGTTCCCCGCGGCGGTCCGCGGGCTGGAAGCCGTGCGGACGGACCCGGTACCGGTCGAGGAGGCGTCGGGCGGCGCAGCCCTGGGGATGTTCCTCCGGGCCCTGCGCAACCGCTGCCAACCGCAGGAGGTGGGCCTGTCCGGTCGCGCGGGGCCGGCGGGTCTCTCCGGGTCGGGCGCCTACCGCCGGGTGCCGGGGCTGCGGCGCCAGGAGGTCGCCGACCTGGCCGGCGTGAGCCTGGACTACTACACCCGCATCGAACAGGGCCGGTGCGGTGAGGTGTCCGGCGCGGTGCTGACCTCCCTCGCCCGGGCCCTGCGGGCGACGGTGGAGGAGACCGCCCACCTGCACCGGCTCGCGGCGCCGCCCTCCCACCGGCGCCACGCGCCGGCACCGGCTCCCCTGCGACCGTCGCTGCTGGCCCTGGCCGACGCCTTCGCGGTGCCGGCCGTCGTCATCGGTCCCAGCCTGGACGTGGTGAGCGCCAACCTGCTGTGGAGGTTGCTGGTCACCCCGCCGGGGGAGCCCCTCGTCCGCTCGGTGAACCTGGCCACCCACCACTTCCTGGACCCGCACGCGCACGTGCTGTTCCCCGACTGGCACGAGGCCGCCGACGCCACTGTCGCCCGCCTGCGTGTCCAGGCGGCGTTGCACCCCGACGACGAGCGCGTCCAGCAGGTGGTGCGGGAGCTGTCGGGCGCCAGCCCGGACTTCCGCCGCCGGTGGTCGGTGCCGCAGGTCCGCGGGGCCGCCCACGGCCGCGGTCGCGTGGTCCACCCCCGCGCGGGCACGTACACCTTCGACTACGAGACCCTGCAGACCCCCGGCGGGGAGGGGCTGGTCGTCGCGTCGTACTCCCCGGTGCCCGGCACCGGTGCTCAGGACGTCCTGGACGCCCTGGTGGCCGGGCACCGCCGCGACCTCGGGGGAGCGTGA
- a CDS encoding glycosyltransferase family 4 protein, with translation MRAEPTCRDTTRETPQPPAAGPAGDVVGYVVKMYPRFSETFVVREIAAREAQGEHVAVASLRAPTDPRFHALLAGVRAPVTWIGENAGRSSAALWSSLRLVRELPGFASTLEELLADDVDVAAQAVGVALWARDAGVGHLHAHFASLPGRTTRLAARLLGVGYTVTAHAKDIYVDGPDDAARQRVLADAARVVTVSDYNLRHLAAHHPRARAVRVHNGLDLGELEFRAPVGRERVVAAVGRFVEKKGFDDLVDAIALLRAAGDPVRLVLAGTGRTGAELRARAAALGDAVEFTGPLPQHDVVALLRRAAVFAAPCVVAGDGDRDGLPTVLLEAMALGTPVVSTPVTGIPEAVLDGITGTLVPERDPVALAAALRRVLDDPDLARAHARAARTRVERFFDVRTQAARLREVTREVLTGAPTGTGVR, from the coding sequence GTGCGAGCTGAACCCACCTGCCGCGACACCACCCGGGAAACCCCGCAGCCCCCCGCCGCGGGCCCCGCCGGCGACGTCGTCGGGTACGTCGTGAAGATGTACCCGCGGTTCTCCGAGACGTTCGTCGTCCGCGAGATCGCCGCCCGCGAGGCGCAGGGCGAACACGTCGCCGTCGCGAGCCTGCGCGCACCGACCGATCCGCGGTTCCACGCGCTGCTGGCCGGGGTCCGCGCGCCGGTGACCTGGATCGGTGAGAACGCCGGCCGTTCCAGCGCGGCGCTGTGGTCGTCGTTGCGCCTCGTCCGCGAACTGCCCGGTTTCGCCTCCACGCTGGAGGAGCTGCTCGCCGACGACGTCGACGTCGCCGCGCAGGCCGTGGGCGTGGCGCTGTGGGCGCGCGACGCCGGCGTCGGTCACCTGCACGCGCACTTCGCCTCGCTGCCCGGCCGCACGACCCGGCTGGCGGCCCGGCTGCTCGGCGTCGGGTACACCGTGACCGCCCACGCCAAGGACATCTACGTCGACGGCCCCGACGACGCTGCGCGGCAACGGGTCCTGGCCGACGCGGCGCGCGTCGTGACGGTCAGCGACTACAACCTGCGCCACCTCGCGGCCCACCACCCGCGAGCCCGGGCGGTCCGCGTCCACAACGGCCTCGACCTCGGCGAGCTGGAGTTCCGCGCCCCGGTGGGGCGCGAGCGCGTCGTCGCCGCGGTGGGCCGCTTCGTGGAGAAGAAGGGCTTCGACGACCTCGTCGACGCGATCGCGCTGCTGCGCGCCGCGGGTGACCCCGTCCGCCTCGTCCTGGCCGGGACCGGACGCACCGGAGCGGAGCTGCGGGCGCGGGCGGCGGCCCTCGGCGACGCCGTCGAGTTCACCGGGCCCCTGCCCCAGCACGACGTCGTCGCCCTGCTGCGGCGCGCCGCCGTGTTCGCCGCGCCCTGCGTCGTGGCCGGGGACGGCGACCGGGACGGGTTGCCGACGGTGCTGCTGGAGGCGATGGCGCTGGGGACGCCGGTGGTCTCCACCCCGGTCACCGGGATCCCCGAGGCCGTCCTCGACGGCATCACCGGGACCCTGGTGCCCGAGCGCGACCCGGTGGCGCTGGCCGCCGCGCTGCGCCGGGTGCTCGACGACCCCGACCTCGCCCGCGCGCACGCCCGGGCCGCCCGCACCCGCGTCGAGCGGTTCTTCGACGTCCGCACCCAGGCCGCGCGGCTGCGTGAGGTCACCCGCGAGGTGCTCACCGGCGCCCCGACCGGGACGGGGGTGCGCTGA
- a CDS encoding response regulator transcription factor has product MTSILIAEDETRIAAFVEKGLRANGYATTIATDGRTAHDLAGTGLFDLLILDIGLPVVDGFTVLRRLRAERHALPVIILTARDAVADTVAGLDGGADDYVTKPFRFEELLARIRLRLRDDRAAEVTVLAAGELQLDLLSRTAAVAGRSVALSSREFSLAEAFLRHPGQVLSREQLLSSVWGYDFDPGSNVVDVYVRYLRKKLGAGRFETIRGMGYRLVAT; this is encoded by the coding sequence GTGACCAGCATCCTCATCGCCGAGGACGAGACCCGGATCGCCGCGTTCGTGGAGAAGGGGTTGCGCGCCAACGGGTACGCCACCACCATCGCCACCGACGGCCGGACCGCGCACGACCTGGCCGGCACCGGCCTGTTCGACCTGCTGATCCTGGACATCGGGCTGCCGGTGGTGGACGGCTTCACCGTCCTGCGCCGGCTGCGGGCGGAGCGGCACGCGCTGCCCGTCATCATCCTCACCGCCCGCGACGCCGTCGCCGACACCGTCGCCGGCCTGGACGGCGGGGCCGACGACTACGTCACGAAACCCTTCCGGTTCGAGGAGCTGCTGGCCCGGATCCGGTTGCGGCTGCGCGACGACCGGGCCGCGGAGGTCACCGTGCTGGCCGCCGGGGAGCTGCAGCTGGACCTGCTCAGCCGGACCGCCGCCGTCGCGGGGCGTTCCGTCGCCCTCTCCAGCCGGGAGTTCTCCCTCGCCGAGGCGTTCCTGCGCCACCCCGGCCAGGTGCTCTCCCGCGAGCAGCTGCTCAGCTCGGTGTGGGGCTACGACTTCGACCCCGGCTCCAACGTCGTCGACGTCTACGTGCGGTACCTGCGCAAGAAGCTCGGGGCCGGCCGCTTCGAGACGATCCGCGGCATGGGCTACCGGCTCGTCGCGACCTGA
- a CDS encoding ABC transporter ATP-binding protein — translation MSVPRGPLRRTVRLVAPHTRGSRGVAAGGLVALFGEVAFRLAEPWPLKVVIDHVVPAVAGGSTGPAGTTLRLVLLAGAAVVVLALGRAVCAYLTAVAFAVVGSRTTTRLRAEVHSRLLHAAPGFHSAARTGDLVTRVVSDVGRVQEAAITAGLPLLGSVVTFVAMTVVMVVLDPLLALAVVAVAPLLLLNGRSSGKRITDASRDQRRREGALAADASEAFAGIGLVQAYDLQDHHAEAFRAANDGSLRDGVKARRLAAGLERRVDVLVGVATAVVLVVGALRVVDGALSVGELVVFLTYLKAAFKPVRDLAKHTGRIARAAASGERVVDCLDRADPLPDEAGASGLRRVRGSVRFEGVRVERAPGRAVLDGADLVVHPGERVAVVGPSGTGKSTTLHLLLRLVDPVAGRVLLDGHDLTTLRRRAVRDHVAVVLQEPVLFAGTVRENVRLGRPGADDAAVERAVRDAGAHEFVTALPRGYDTVLAERGSSLSGGQRQRLAIARALVRDPGLLLLDEPTTGLDAASAATVLQALDRLARGRTTLLVTHDASLLDRCDRVVELRDGKFTTVRAARRSEEGVLR, via the coding sequence GTGAGCGTCCCGCGGGGTCCGCTGCGGCGGACCGTCCGGCTCGTCGCCCCGCACACGAGGGGTTCGCGCGGGGTCGCCGCCGGCGGGCTGGTCGCGCTGTTCGGGGAGGTCGCCTTCCGGCTGGCCGAACCGTGGCCGCTGAAGGTCGTCATCGACCACGTCGTGCCCGCCGTCGCCGGCGGGTCCACCGGGCCGGCGGGGACCACGCTGCGCCTCGTGCTCCTGGCCGGGGCCGCCGTCGTCGTGCTGGCGCTGGGCCGCGCCGTCTGCGCGTACCTCACCGCGGTCGCCTTCGCGGTCGTCGGGTCGCGCACGACGACGCGGCTGCGCGCCGAGGTCCACTCCCGGCTGCTGCACGCCGCGCCGGGGTTCCACTCCGCGGCCCGCACCGGGGACCTCGTCACCCGGGTCGTCAGCGACGTCGGGCGCGTCCAGGAAGCGGCGATCACGGCCGGGCTGCCGCTGCTGGGCAGCGTCGTCACGTTCGTCGCGATGACCGTCGTCATGGTCGTCCTCGACCCGCTGCTGGCCCTGGCCGTCGTGGCCGTCGCCCCGCTGCTGCTGCTCAACGGCCGCAGCAGCGGCAAGCGCATCACCGACGCCAGCCGGGACCAGCGCCGCCGCGAGGGGGCGCTGGCCGCGGACGCGTCGGAGGCGTTCGCGGGCATCGGCCTCGTCCAGGCCTACGACCTGCAGGACCACCACGCCGAGGCCTTCCGGGCCGCCAACGACGGGAGCCTGCGCGACGGGGTGAAGGCCCGCCGGCTCGCCGCCGGGCTGGAACGTCGCGTCGACGTCCTCGTCGGGGTCGCGACCGCCGTCGTCCTCGTCGTCGGCGCGCTGCGGGTGGTCGACGGGGCGCTGAGCGTGGGGGAGCTCGTCGTGTTCCTCACCTACCTCAAGGCCGCGTTCAAACCCGTCCGCGACCTCGCCAAGCACACCGGCCGCATCGCCCGGGCCGCGGCGTCGGGGGAACGGGTCGTGGACTGCCTCGACCGGGCCGACCCGCTGCCCGACGAGGCGGGCGCCTCCGGGTTGCGCCGGGTGCGCGGGTCGGTGCGGTTCGAGGGCGTGCGGGTGGAACGCGCACCGGGGCGCGCCGTACTGGACGGCGCCGACCTCGTCGTCCACCCGGGGGAGCGGGTCGCGGTCGTGGGACCCAGCGGGACCGGCAAGTCCACGACGCTGCACCTGCTGCTGCGGCTCGTCGACCCCGTCGCTGGCCGCGTGCTGCTCGACGGGCACGACCTGACGACGCTGCGCCGTCGCGCCGTCCGCGACCACGTCGCCGTCGTGCTGCAGGAACCCGTGCTCTTCGCCGGCACCGTGCGCGAGAACGTCCGGCTCGGACGCCCCGGCGCCGACGACGCCGCCGTCGAACGCGCCGTGCGCGACGCCGGGGCGCACGAGTTCGTCACCGCGCTGCCCCGGGGCTACGACACGGTCCTCGCCGAGCGCGGGAGCTCGCTGTCCGGCGGGCAGCGCCAGCGGCTGGCGATCGCCCGGGCCCTGGTCCGCGACCCGGGGCTGCTGCTCCTCGACGAACCCACGACGGGGCTGGACGCGGCGTCGGCCGCGACGGTCCTGCAGGCCCTCGACCGGCTGGCGCGGGGCCGCACGACGCTGCTGGTGACCCACGACGCGTCGCTGCTGGACCGCTGCGACCGCGTGGTCGAACTGCGGGACGGGAAGTTCACGACCGTGCGCGCGGCGCGCCGGTCGGAGGAGGGGGTGCTGCGGTGA